One window of Paralichthys olivaceus isolate ysfri-2021 chromosome 20, ASM2471397v2, whole genome shotgun sequence genomic DNA carries:
- the sdc2 gene encoding syndecan-2 has protein sequence MRNVWIILTLGLAAVLSGERIAEAAKTSSQADDLYLDDTGSGGYYPEDDDDFNSGSGSGVGEEVVKETVTISMVYFEPNAAQPTQDSTKDFTPRVDSATVREKTRDSPPRKPFRTTAPVPVTEDMQRKEMTSTTSAPSSPQEAVEVHTENLFQRTEVLAAVIAGGVIGFLFAIFLILLLVYRMRKKDEGSYDLGERKPSGAAYQKAPTKEFYA, from the exons ATAGCAGAAGCAGCCAAGACGTCCTCTCAGGCTGATGACTTGTACCTGGATGACACAGGCTCAGGAGGTTATTACCCTGAAGATGATGACGACTTTAACTCAGGGTCTGgctcag GAGTGGGTGAAGAAGTGGTGAAGGAAACGGTGACTATCAGCATGGTTTATTTCGAGCCCAATGCAGCACAGCCCACCCAGGACTCCACCAAAGATTTCACTCCCAGGGTGGACTCGGCCACCGTCAGAGAAAAGACACGCGACAGCCCGCCCAGGAAACCATTCAGAACAACG GCACCAGTGCCAGTTACAGAGGACAtgcagaggaaagagatgaCCAGTACGACCAGTGCCCCCAGCTCACCCCAGGAGGCCGTTGAGGTTCACACTGAAAACCTCTTCCAGAGGACAGAGGTGTTGGCAG CTGTTATCGCAGGCGGCGTGATCGGCTTCCTGTtcgccatcttcctcatcctcctgctgGTCTACCGCATGAGGAAGAAGGACGAGGGCAGCTACGACCTGGGAGAGAGAAAACCCTCCGGCGCAGCCTATCAGAAGGCCCCAACCAAGGAGTTTTATGCATAA